A single genomic interval of Pirellulales bacterium harbors:
- a CDS encoding alpha/beta hydrolase family protein produces MKRFALLPLSMLLLASCWNDQLAAQQIAPASWQVLPEKRGQMMGEYFRGRFHHAVQSLRASWPAERVAREQDRLRQALAATYLMPKAPTDVSDTAMGTVDLDGIRVEKHLLRLRPGVASPALLLLPPSSENSTGTDRRPTILMLPGHGDALWSSAMQSRCLSFAKRGWVVMAVEPFGQAERGENPLWSESHDSQTTAFLLPAGQSLLGLIMSDHQAELTWLLRHPRVDAERVAVTGVSMGGTHSLWFAAVEPRVRAAVSVAVATLARESWGAAHHGLCDLMLGLFCVADDDLIRALVAPRPFLEICPSVQAPLSQEG; encoded by the coding sequence ATGAAACGATTTGCCCTCTTGCCGCTTTCCATGTTGCTCCTAGCCTCGTGCTGGAACGACCAACTGGCTGCTCAGCAAATCGCCCCCGCCTCTTGGCAGGTGCTGCCGGAAAAGCGCGGCCAGATGATGGGCGAGTATTTTCGCGGGCGATTCCATCATGCCGTCCAGTCGCTTCGGGCATCCTGGCCGGCCGAGCGCGTGGCGCGCGAGCAAGATCGTCTTCGCCAGGCGCTGGCCGCCACCTACCTGATGCCGAAAGCGCCTACCGACGTCTCCGACACGGCAATGGGAACCGTCGACCTGGATGGCATTCGAGTTGAAAAGCATCTCCTTCGCTTGCGTCCTGGGGTGGCGTCACCGGCGCTCCTGCTGCTGCCCCCATCCAGCGAGAACTCCACCGGCACCGATCGCCGGCCGACGATCTTGATGTTGCCAGGGCATGGCGACGCGCTCTGGTCCTCGGCAATGCAGTCGCGGTGTCTCTCCTTCGCCAAACGTGGTTGGGTGGTAATGGCCGTCGAGCCGTTCGGTCAGGCTGAGCGGGGCGAAAACCCTCTCTGGTCGGAGTCTCACGACTCGCAGACCACGGCCTTTCTGCTGCCTGCGGGGCAGAGCCTGCTGGGCCTGATCATGTCGGATCATCAGGCGGAACTTACCTGGCTTTTGAGGCATCCCCGGGTCGATGCGGAGCGGGTGGCCGTGACCGGAGTCTCGATGGGCGGAACGCATTCGCTCTGGTTCGCCGCGGTGGAGCCGCGCGTCCGTGCTGCCGTTTCGGTCGCGGTGGCGACCCTGGCGCGGGAAAGCTGGGGCGCCGCGCACCATGGCCTCTGCGACCTGATGCTCGGCTTGTTTTGCGTGGCCGACGACGACTTGATTCGCGCGCTGGTGGCTCCGCGCCCCTTTTTGGAGATATGCCCTTCCGTGCAGGCACCCTTGAGCCAGGAAGGCGA
- a CDS encoding ABC transporter ATP-binding protein, translating into MKLIIQHLCKRYPNGVQALLDVSLTIPTGMFGLLGPNGAGKSTLMRTIATLQEADSGSIMLDSLGASQLDVLKNKAQVRKMLGYLPQDFGVYPKVSAEDLLDHLAKLKGIVPARDRRELVHSLLVKTNLYDVRRQRLGSFSGGMKQRFGIAQALLGNPRIIIVDEPTAGLDPEERVRFHNLLSEIGEQVIVILSTHIVDDVTDLCQQMAIIHRGQVVATGDPNRLAAELEGRIWQKTITKDELAQLESEVLVLSTRLRGGRLVVHVYCDSQPDASFAAVEPELDDVYFRAIKSHLPAVVGAAKVAS; encoded by the coding sequence ATGAAGCTCATCATTCAACATCTGTGCAAGCGATATCCCAACGGCGTGCAGGCGCTGCTGGACGTTTCGCTAACGATTCCGACCGGCATGTTCGGGTTGCTGGGACCGAACGGGGCCGGCAAGTCGACGCTGATGCGGACGATCGCCACGCTGCAAGAGGCCGACTCGGGCAGCATCATGCTCGACAGTCTCGGCGCCAGCCAGCTCGACGTTTTGAAGAACAAGGCCCAGGTCCGCAAAATGCTGGGCTATTTGCCGCAGGACTTTGGCGTCTATCCGAAAGTCTCGGCCGAAGATCTGCTGGATCACCTGGCCAAACTGAAAGGCATTGTCCCGGCACGCGACCGCCGCGAGCTGGTCCACTCGCTGCTGGTGAAAACCAATCTCTACGACGTGCGCCGTCAGCGGCTGGGTAGCTTTTCGGGCGGCATGAAGCAGCGTTTTGGCATCGCCCAGGCGCTGCTGGGCAACCCGCGCATCATCATCGTCGATGAGCCGACCGCAGGCTTGGATCCCGAGGAGCGGGTGCGATTCCATAACTTGCTGAGCGAGATCGGCGAACAGGTGATCGTGATCCTCTCGACCCACATCGTCGACGACGTGACCGATCTGTGCCAGCAAATGGCGATCATCCATCGCGGGCAGGTGGTGGCCACCGGCGATCCCAACCGGCTGGCGGCGGAACTGGAGGGACGTATCTGGCAAAAGACGATCACCAAGGACGAGCTAGCACAGTTGGAGTCGGAGGTGCTGGTCTTGTCGACGCGACTGCGCGGTGGGCGGCTCGTGGTTCATGTCTATTGCGATTCACAGCCCGATGCGTCGTTTGCCGCGGTCGAGCCCGAGCTGGACGACGTTTACTTCCGAGCGATCAAGAGTCATCTTCCCGCCGTGGTCGGCGCGGCCAAGGTGGCGTCATGA